The following nucleotide sequence is from Acyrthosiphon pisum isolate AL4f chromosome A2, pea_aphid_22Mar2018_4r6ur, whole genome shotgun sequence.
TAAGCCCCcccctgggtacgccactgatAAGAGTAATACCCACATCCATAATATTGTCAAATGTGTCAATTCcattaatgataaatgataaatgatattCGCCGTTAAAAcgagtttaatattatagtgatttgtGTGTAAAATAATGTTTCCACTTTCCAGGAAGATAATCTCTGTTTATGCTTGGCGTTTGGAATACACTACCTCCGCCTGGCCATTATCAGCTGGCTGTGTGTGATGACGTACGATATGTTGATAACGTTCCGCAATAATGTGAATCTCAACCCTCGACCAGAGCCGGTAAATGTGCTCATTTCAAGATTCGTCAAATATAGTTTGTTCGCTTGGGGCGTACCCTCGCTGTCAGTAATAGCAGCTAGCGTGATGAGAGTGACCGTGAACCACCAGACCATCGACAACCTCAACCCGTACAACTGTTGgtcagtatacatattatattaatatattaatataatttataatattgctataacGCAAGTGGAGATATTTCCCTTTCTGAAATATTACTTGATACTAATTGATACTTATGAAGGTTAggttatataaaacattttcattttatcatttatttacctacctacactattatactattatgctattattttcCACAATGAAGCTTAactagtaaaatgtatattttaatattaccaataaaggtttattattattcaattcctAGTGTGAGATAACTTATATGttcaaactatttaaaaatattattattgacagcGATAGGTTACTCGACATGCTTTCTTCATCAATAAATTAACAACGATAGGTACTGATGAGAGATGACCATGGACCGTTTTCCATTGGACATAAAAGAAATATCCAAGTTGTCAAAGTATCCAACTgacgaatataattatattacgcatgattgaaatttttaattataaaaactatgtaaaaacgtgttattaaatactacaattttatattatgttttaactaatttagtaggtaatttaaaagtTGTAACATAATTGTTAACAGGACTgtgaatttaaaaatctaaataacataaatgtggttttaaaaactgttttcaattcCTTTCTTATTTAGaacaaacattttgttatttgcattaactaaaataaaatttgtattaaaaaaaacatcaacaggtatgtcgctCACACCTTAGTTCgaaaaaaagttacattttccaaatttttgcCTATCAACGTATAGAACGCCACTCAAATAAATAGAATAGTGCAGTTTGAGGCGTTTGAAATAAACTCcatccttttaaaaatctaagtaacataaacgtcgttttaaaaactgttttcaatccctttcTTATTTagaacaaacatttttgaaaatttttttaggcAAAATTGTTATTCGACGTTGCCATAAACTATaaacttagttttgaagttcgcTCGGAAATCCTTCCACTACAAAATTAACtaaagtaaaatttgtattaaaaaagatACCAACAGGTAGGTATGTTACTCACACCTTAGATcgaaaaaagttatattttccaaattttttttctaacaacGTATAGAACGCCACTCGAATAAATAGAATAGTGCAGTTTGAGGCGTTAAAATAAGCTCcttctttttaaaaatctaaataacataaatgtggttttaaaaactgttttcaattcCTTTCTTATTTAGAacaaaaattttgttatttgcattaactaaaatacaatttgtattaaaaaaaggcgggtaagtcgtggatgtcgctctgctgtacagtaggttacaagtgggttactgtaatggatggaattaaatttgaatccaatgatattatatcattgtatacgaaaaacgattctgaacggagatgatttgtcagtctaggatatattatttttaaagaaaaacttatggagaaccttgtaccaaattttaaaaacttagttataaaagaaaaaatttttacgatttttcaaccactaaattacttgcaaattttcgcaattttgacatatttcgtataaatttgaactttaaatgcttataaataaaaattgtgacaatgtattccttttattttgcaactgctattgtaaaaatatgttaggagccttgtattaaatttccaaatcttagaattaaaaagaaaaacttttatgaatttatgtctaagataatttgaacattgccgtaatttttacgtatttagtcaaaatttgaactttaaatgcttataaaaaaaaaatcgtgactatatatttcttttatttttcaattgctattgtaaaaNNNNNNNNNNNNNNNNNNNNNNNNNNNNNNNNNNNNNNNNNNNNNNNNNNNNNNNNNNNNNNNNNNNNNNNNNNNNNNNNNNNNNNNNNNNNNNNNNNNNNNNNNNNNNNNNNNNNNNNNNNNNNNNNNNNNNNNNNNNNNNNNNNNNNNNNNNNNNNNNNNNNNNNNNNNNNNNNNNNNNNNNNNNNNNNNNNNNNNNNNNNNNNNNNNNNNNNNNNNNNNNNNNNNNNNNNNNNNNNNNNNNNNNNNNNNNNNNNNNNNNNNNNNNNNNNNNNNNNNNNNNNNNNNNNNNNNNNNNNNNNNNNNNNNNNNNNNNNNNNNNNNNNNNNNNNNNNNNNNNNNNNNNNNNNNNNNNNNNNNNNNNNNNNNNNNNNNNNNNNNNNNNNNNNNNNNNNNNNNNNNNNNNNNNNNNNNNNNNNNNNNNNNNNNNNNNNNNNNNNNNNNNNNNNNNNNNNNNNNNNNNNNNNNNNNNNNNNNNNNNNNNNNNNNNNNNNNNNNNNNNNNNNNNNNNNNNNNNNNNNNNNNNNNNNNNNNNNNNNNNNNNNNNNNNNNNNNNNNNNNNNNNNNNNNNNNNNNNNNNNNNNNNNNNNNNNNNNNNNNNNNNNNNNNNNNNNNNNNNNNNNNNNNNNNNNNNNNNNNNNNNNNNNNNNNNNNNNNNNNNNNNNNNNNNNNNNNNNNNNNNNNNNNNNNNNNNNNNNNNNNNNNNNNNNNNNNNNNNNNNNNNNNNNNNNNNNNNNNNNNNNNNNNNNNNNNNNNNNNNNNNNNNNNNNNNNNNNNNNNNNNNNNNNNNNNNNNNNNNNNNNNNNNNNNNNNNNNNNNNNNNNNNNNNNNNNNNNNNNNNNNNNNNNNNNNNNNNNNNNNNNNNNNNNNNNNNNNNNNNNNNNNNNNNNNNNNNNNNNNNNNNNNNNNNNNNNNNNNNNNNNNNNNNNNNNNNNNNNNNNNNNNNNNNNNNNNNNNNNNNNNNNNNNNNNNNNNNNNNTTcgcaatttttacatatttcgtataaatttaaactttaagcgcttataaaaaaaaattgtgactaacgattttggatttttttttatcactgtgagaacaacttataagaaaccttgtattaaattttcaaagttttctatccaaccaaaaattttttatcgttatttaaaaaaaaaatacttagaaaaattgaaaatttcatttgtctataaatagctcaaaaaaagtcgaaacactttgaaaatttaaccctgtatagacaacgctaatataaacatctgttgcaaatttcaagtgcttacaataattattttttgagttacagtaaaattaagtattcgtttttgtcaaaaattggttttgcgtaaaaatgcgcgtttttccgttatttttttaaggtttttcctgccgcttttgaaaagtattgggaaattttcacttttgacccccccaaagtaccaactagattcactttcctttcagaaaaggtacaacttttgaaaatcgaagcatttttactgctccaaaagttgtcgtcagacacaaaaaaaaaaaaaaaaaaaaaaaaaacacatcattgtaaaatcaatacattcatcacttcgttcagaatctaaaaccatCAACGGGTATGTCGCCCACACCTTAGttcaaaaaaaagttacattttccaAATGTTTTTCCTATCGACGTATAGATCACTACATTATTGATCCTTAAAAACACTgcagaacaataaattattgcacAATAAAAGCActaaccacatattattatagtacatacataGATACGTCATTACTCATTTAACATTTTCCATCAACTCCAACTGtgttaggtatctatatttttactggttactaaacatttttcatcATCTCCAAGTGTTTTAACCAAGTACTACCAAAATGATTATGGTCTTTGGATCAAATCAAACATTGTTAAACTGAATGTAACTTATTCTTTATGGTATGAACTTTATACGACGTATTACGGTTTGTAAACGTCAGGCTGCGGGCGCTGTCGACGTGTTGTTGCCTGCCTACATGATAGGCACGTCTTGACGCAACAACAATctgacaatttaataataataacaataataatataacaccacCGCGAACACGCGTGTTGCAGGTTTTTCGAGAAGACCATCTACAACGTGACGTTCGCCGTACCGGCACTGTGCTGTTTCGCGGCCATCGTCGACTCGCTGGTCCGCAGCTGGCTGACCGCCCGGGCCACGGTCGGGCTGCAGGTGACAAGAAGACCCGGCTGAAGATGCACCGGAAGCGCACGCTGCAGCTGCACCTGTACGTGAAGATCGCAACGCTGCTGTTCGCGGTGAACGTGTTCGGTTACGTGGCCAGGAACGGGTCGCCGGCATCCGACCCGGTGGCGTGGATCGCGTACAACGTGGGCCACTCGCTGCAGGGCATACTGGTCGCGCTGGCCGTCACGTGCAATTGTCAGGTGCTGAAGATCTACACGCGGTCGTTCGCCCGGCGGCGGCGCCGAAGGCCGCGCAACGGCAGCGCGACCGCGCTGTTCGACAAACGCGACAACGACATCAGCGACACGACGTACCTGCAGAACCTCACGTGGGATCCCGTCCCGCTGCCCGTCTAGAGCGTTACGGTGGACAGCGACGCGGACGAACACGACAGGACTACGCAACTATAATATCATCCGGCCACGGCCGCGTCCGTCTACACTGCGGTCGCGCGTCACCCGATGAGCGGACAGACATGAGCGGCTGCGTGACGATGGGCTGGAAGGGAGGGAGGGACGCggcagcatattattatgtattattatatttttattattattattactattgtattattatgtattcatgtaTTAACCAACACCCACACCCGCCACCTACCGGCCGTACACCAGACCCACGCACGATGCCCCCGCTGCTTGATAAAGCTTATAATATCGTTGCACACGGCCACTCGTCCATCGGAAATAATTCGGTCTATTCGGAATACTGTTTTTCGCGAAGACGTGGGTGCGTGTgcgcaatattattaaaatgtacaatattgtataatattataggtacgtatcaCGTTTTATGAAAACTACTGTCGAATCAATATTTTAGtagatacatcataatattatttagcacatgagtttataaacatttttgattcaGGGCCCGAATATATTggttgaaaacaaatttgaccTCGATCAAATTAGCCCCCCACCGAGAGGTGGCCCATTTGTCCAccacaaattcaaaaaaaaaatcatattatgttctaattattatgttatatagaatattgaaataatatcaattaaaagttCAACACTGCTATATATATCGACCTTTAACataatgttgataataaaaaatatacgtagAACATTCAGCATTATTGTTAGCTCACCGTCcacaatatgtatgtattactacatttacatagaaaataatagttCAAGTACCTACTATGCACGCGTTTACTGGCTACCTACAAAtaaactcaaataaaataatgaatttaactatgggccgttataataatatggaaatattgaAGTTTAATAACcacattgtatactatatataagtaggtaggtacgagtcgtataagaaataaaaatttgccgGTAGGcgtacgtataaataataatatataaataaattacatccaaaatatgaaaaaatgtcataaaatttgaaaataaaacactatGTGTATAGAGTCTTGGGGACTAATATGCCTATACGATTACCAAAGCTATCAAATCAtcgtatactataggtacagcGTACAAAGCGTTTTTGAATTTCGATACAAAACGTTAAAGTCGTCGACAACCACTAACAACTTCTTAGATTTATGTCacgatattattacattatataataactacaatattttcacgagCTACAGCAATATCAGCAATTCGGCTAATATCGCAGTCTGCGGTTGAGATGCACGTTGATCAGTGATCAATGCTCGTGCTATAAACCCTTTTCAGTT
It contains:
- the LOC100569203 gene encoding adhesion G protein-coupled receptor E3-like; protein product: MESIYPRRVPVMGNLTGNGWTVASQESVLSLIVVLGSSVSLVGLIFAFITYSLFSDLRTMSGTALMYMLANMFLTQLFYVVGVGGVQEDNLCLCLAFGIHYLRLAIISWLCVMTYDMLITFRNNVNLNPRPEPVNVLISRFVKYSLFAWGVPSLSVIAASVMRVTVNHQTIDNLNPYNCWFFEKTIYNVTFAVPALCCFAAIVDSLVRSWLTARATVGLQVTRRPG